Proteins from one Faecalibacterium sp. I3-3-33 genomic window:
- a CDS encoding type III pantothenate kinase, which translates to MILTVNIGNTHITVGGYEQDTLIFCGRLHSDPAATVEEYAIRLVNLLQLYGASPAQIEGGILGSVVPVLSGRVLAALQLLCKARILSVGPGLKSGIKLRLDNPAQLGAELLCGAVAALAECPGPLVVISADTAISLMAVNAKQELVGGVILPGPQLSMNALVQKTAQLPQIDPAARASDSVLGKSTSACLQNGFVLGTASMLDGLADRFCAELGAQTAFYATGDLPRSIREACRTPIHYRETLITDGLHRIWLRNRKG; encoded by the coding sequence ATGATCCTCACCGTCAATATCGGCAACACCCACATCACCGTGGGCGGCTACGAACAAGATACCCTTATCTTCTGTGGGCGACTGCACTCCGACCCTGCTGCCACGGTGGAGGAATACGCCATCCGGCTGGTGAATCTGTTGCAGCTGTACGGAGCATCCCCGGCGCAGATCGAGGGCGGCATTCTGGGCAGCGTGGTGCCCGTGCTCAGCGGGCGAGTGCTGGCAGCCTTACAGCTTTTATGCAAGGCGCGCATCCTGTCCGTGGGGCCGGGGCTGAAAAGCGGCATCAAGCTGCGACTGGACAATCCCGCGCAGCTGGGTGCAGAGCTGCTGTGCGGCGCGGTGGCAGCGCTGGCGGAGTGCCCCGGGCCGCTGGTGGTCATCTCGGCAGACACCGCCATCTCCCTGATGGCGGTGAACGCCAAGCAGGAGCTTGTGGGCGGCGTGATCCTGCCCGGGCCGCAGCTTTCCATGAATGCGCTGGTGCAAAAGACTGCCCAGCTGCCCCAGATCGACCCTGCCGCCCGCGCCTCGGACTCGGTGCTGGGCAAGAGCACCTCGGCCTGTTTGCAAAACGGCTTTGTGCTGGGCACTGCCAGTATGCTGGACGGTCTGGCCGACCGCTTCTGCGCCGAGCTTGGCGCACAGACCGCCTTTTACGCAACCGGCGACCTTCCCCGCTCCATCCGGGAGGCCTGCCGCACCCCCATCCACTACCGCGAGACCCTGATCACCGACGGCCTGCACCGCATCTGGCTGCGAAACCGGAAGGGTTGA
- a CDS encoding FAD-dependent oxidoreductase codes for MAKISRRNFMRGAAVGTMGAAAAGLLTACGNSASSTTGAPASSAASSAASSAVTKPSSPVDGKYVTKAMGHESWVHVATTFFDGKITACEVLSHEETIGIGNYACSRIPAAIVEHQSVNVPNLRGSSITSMAVKAAVKEAIELAGYNVDDFSKEVTIAASNEVIEEEADVVIMGAGTSGLTCACRLLEAGYSVILVEKRDIPGGSMSMTYGGVATAGSKLQYNYDVDGSFRNSAMGTLEGMMNFWQSMEKYHRTEFFNGEMPYMTKQYTVAGDLVDWMAGIGIGFNTMGNYESATQYGASTPYLAPGCYEGGAGYAMMFMAQRVEKYEKGKIIYSTSVTDLIKDESGRVVGFHAKGENGASYTLRGKAVCLASGGFAKNPEMLKKYSPDYADFFFNCASSMTGEGIQMGIDAGGYVECANRALPAFLSSYKSKFELAFIHQTAPGIMVNIKGDNIGNIVSDNHYTMAKAKLNKDNGDTFYYVFDESSAVKLRDSEAYGFNGYVAMFEKGEAVHYDSVEKASEELNLPNLADAIEANNAAALAGEPDEFGRRNCPYIETRDGLWAIRVDPTFYLTTAGLAIDTDCHVLTEDKKAIPGLYAAGDVCGSIEEKDAKQYGMGFDAALTYGYIMGETLKKEI; via the coding sequence ATGGCTAAGATCTCTCGTCGCAACTTTATGCGCGGTGCCGCTGTGGGCACCATGGGCGCAGCTGCTGCCGGTCTGCTGACCGCCTGCGGCAACTCCGCTTCCAGCACCACCGGTGCTCCCGCTTCCTCCGCAGCTTCCTCTGCTGCCTCCTCCGCTGTGACCAAGCCCTCCTCCCCGGTAGACGGCAAGTACGTCACCAAGGCAATGGGTCACGAAAGCTGGGTGCACGTTGCCACCACCTTCTTTGATGGCAAGATCACTGCCTGTGAGGTGCTGTCTCACGAGGAGACCATCGGCATCGGCAACTATGCCTGCTCCCGCATCCCTGCCGCCATCGTCGAGCACCAGAGCGTCAACGTGCCCAACCTGCGCGGCTCCTCCATCACCTCCATGGCTGTCAAGGCAGCCGTGAAGGAGGCCATCGAGCTGGCCGGTTATAACGTGGACGACTTCTCCAAGGAGGTCACCATCGCTGCCTCCAACGAGGTCATCGAGGAAGAGGCCGATGTCGTCATCATGGGTGCCGGTACCTCCGGCCTGACCTGCGCCTGCCGCCTGCTGGAGGCCGGCTACAGCGTCATTCTGGTGGAGAAGCGCGATATCCCCGGCGGCTCCATGTCCATGACCTACGGCGGCGTTGCCACCGCGGGCTCCAAGCTGCAGTACAACTACGATGTGGACGGCAGCTTCCGCAACTCTGCCATGGGCACGCTGGAGGGCATGATGAACTTCTGGCAGAGCATGGAGAAGTACCACCGCACCGAGTTCTTCAACGGTGAAATGCCCTACATGACCAAGCAGTACACCGTCGCCGGCGATCTGGTGGACTGGATGGCAGGCATCGGCATCGGCTTCAACACCATGGGCAACTACGAAAGCGCTACCCAGTACGGCGCTTCCACCCCGTATCTGGCACCCGGCTGCTACGAGGGCGGCGCAGGCTACGCCATGATGTTCATGGCACAGCGCGTGGAAAAGTACGAGAAGGGCAAGATCATCTACTCCACCAGCGTCACCGACCTGATCAAGGACGAGAGCGGCCGTGTTGTGGGCTTCCACGCTAAGGGCGAGAACGGCGCAAGCTACACCCTGCGCGGCAAGGCTGTCTGCCTTGCTTCCGGCGGTTTTGCCAAGAACCCCGAAATGCTGAAGAAGTACAGCCCCGATTACGCCGACTTCTTCTTCAATTGCGCCTCCAGCATGACCGGCGAGGGCATCCAGATGGGTATCGACGCCGGCGGCTATGTGGAGTGCGCAAACCGCGCTCTGCCCGCCTTCCTGTCCAGCTACAAGAGCAAGTTCGAGCTGGCCTTCATCCACCAGACTGCCCCCGGCATCATGGTCAACATCAAGGGCGACAACATCGGCAACATCGTCTCCGATAACCACTACACCATGGCCAAGGCAAAGCTGAACAAGGACAACGGCGACACCTTCTACTATGTGTTCGACGAGTCCTCTGCCGTCAAGCTGCGCGACAGCGAGGCCTACGGCTTCAACGGTTACGTTGCCATGTTCGAGAAGGGCGAGGCTGTGCACTACGACAGCGTGGAGAAGGCTTCCGAGGAGTTGAACCTGCCCAATCTGGCAGACGCCATCGAGGCAAACAACGCTGCCGCTCTGGCCGGCGAGCCGGACGAGTTCGGCCGCCGCAACTGCCCCTACATCGAGACCCGCGACGGTCTGTGGGCCATCCGCGTGGACCCCACCTTCTACCTGACCACCGCAGGTCTGGCCATCGACACCGATTGCCACGTCCTGACCGAGGACAAGAAGGCTATCCCCGGCCTGTACGCTGCCGGCGACGTCTGCGGCTCCATCGAGGAGAAGGACGCCAAGCAGTACGGCATGGGCTTCGACGCCGCTCTGACCTACGGCTACATCATGGGCGAGACCCTGAAGAAGGAGATCTGA
- a CDS encoding MATE family efflux transporter: protein MASQTNTLTEGPLAKQIFLVSLPLALSNLLQVLFNMSDVAVVGRFAGSTALGAVGSTSTLVTLFTGFLIGLSNGINVLVARFYGARHPKDVEKTVHSAAIISAVAGVALLLIGLLGSPAMLRLLNTKEDLLPGAILYLRVYFLGMPALALYNFGNAVFSSIGDTKKPLLYLSIAGALNILLNLFFVIVCDLSVVGVALASAISQCVSAFLILRALTRVQDCYALDVHKLQLDPVQAKSILALGVPAGLQNAIFAIANLFIQAGVNSFDSLMVKGNSAAANADGLIYDCMAAFYMACASFMSQNYGAGRPDRVKKSYFISLGYSFGVGFVLGAALFFCGPAFLALFTTEAAVIDAGMKRVAVMAFAYCVSAFMDCTIAASRGLGKTVVPTVIVVLGSCVFRVIWVYTIFAHFHTIPALYLLYPCSWILTALAEIAYFASCYKRAMAIFRKPAAA from the coding sequence ATGGCTTCTCAAACGAATACGCTAACGGAAGGCCCTCTGGCCAAGCAGATCTTTCTGGTCAGTCTGCCGTTGGCGCTTTCCAACCTGCTGCAGGTGCTGTTCAACATGTCGGACGTGGCGGTGGTGGGGCGCTTTGCCGGGTCTACGGCGCTGGGCGCTGTGGGCTCCACCAGCACGCTGGTGACCCTGTTCACCGGCTTTCTCATCGGTCTGAGCAACGGCATCAACGTGCTGGTGGCGCGGTTTTACGGTGCGCGCCACCCCAAGGACGTGGAAAAGACCGTCCACTCGGCGGCCATCATCAGCGCCGTTGCCGGTGTGGCGTTGCTGCTCATCGGCCTGCTGGGCTCCCCCGCCATGCTGCGGCTGCTGAACACCAAAGAGGATCTGCTGCCCGGCGCTATTTTGTATCTGCGGGTGTATTTTCTGGGTATGCCGGCGCTGGCGCTGTACAACTTTGGCAACGCGGTGTTCAGCTCCATCGGCGACACCAAAAAGCCGCTGCTCTACCTTTCTATTGCCGGTGCACTGAACATTCTGCTGAACCTGTTCTTTGTCATCGTGTGCGATTTGAGCGTGGTGGGCGTGGCGCTGGCCAGCGCCATCAGCCAGTGTGTTTCCGCTTTTCTGATCCTGCGGGCGCTGACCCGGGTGCAGGACTGCTACGCGCTGGACGTACATAAATTACAGCTGGACCCGGTGCAGGCTAAGAGCATTCTTGCACTGGGCGTACCTGCCGGATTGCAGAACGCTATTTTTGCCATTGCCAACCTGTTCATTCAGGCGGGCGTCAACTCCTTTGACTCCCTGATGGTCAAGGGCAACAGTGCCGCCGCCAATGCGGACGGGCTGATTTACGACTGCATGGCGGCCTTCTACATGGCCTGCGCCAGCTTTATGAGCCAGAACTACGGCGCGGGACGGCCTGACCGGGTGAAGAAGAGCTACTTCATCAGTCTGGGCTACTCCTTCGGCGTGGGGTTTGTGCTGGGTGCGGCGCTGTTCTTCTGCGGGCCGGCCTTCCTTGCGCTGTTCACCACCGAAGCCGCCGTTATCGATGCCGGCATGAAGCGCGTAGCCGTGATGGCCTTTGCCTACTGCGTCTCGGCCTTTATGGACTGCACCATCGCTGCCTCCCGCGGGCTGGGCAAGACGGTGGTGCCTACCGTCATCGTGGTGCTGGGCTCCTGCGTATTCCGGGTGATCTGGGTGTACACCATCTTTGCCCACTTCCACACCATCCCGGCACTGTACCTGCTGTATCCGTGCAGCTGGATCCTGACCGCGCTGGCAGAGATCGCCTATTTTGCCAGCTGCTACAAGCGTGCAATGGCTATCTTCCGCAAGCCTGCGGCGGCGTAA
- a CDS encoding carbon starvation CstA family protein, with protein MISFLLCLALLIIGYFVYGKIVDNTFGPDDRETPAVRINDGVDYVVMPQWKLFLVQLLNIAGLGPIFGALQGALWGPVVFLWITFGTIFAGGVHDYFSGMMSERNDGASIAEVTGRYLGPVMQNIMRVFSVVLLIMVGTVFAVGPAGLIVTLCKNGGMSGVVTTTLFWLIIILVYYFIATFISIDAIIGKIYPLFGICLIIMAVGVIFGIFTNPAYTIPEIWANFSNMHPSNTPIWSFMFITVACGAISGFHSTQSPLMARCMKSEKQGHFVFYGAMVSEGIIALIWAAAGCALYTITDGKMVGLAEALAAGQSAAIYDVCLKTMGKVGVALAMIGVVICPITSGDTAFRSARLTLSDWLKIDQDSYANRLKLCIPVLGVGAFLGIGNALGFINYTVIWRYFSWTNQTLAMIVLWAASMYLFKEKKNFWITAVPATFMSAVSCTYFVLAPECLGKMINTYADGKLVAYNTAVAYPIGIVFAIAMLALFLHATKKHSASKA; from the coding sequence ATGATTAGTTTCTTACTGTGTCTGGCGCTCCTTATCATCGGCTACTTTGTCTATGGTAAGATCGTGGACAACACGTTCGGACCGGACGACCGCGAAACTCCTGCTGTGCGCATCAACGATGGCGTTGACTACGTTGTGATGCCCCAGTGGAAGCTGTTCCTCGTCCAGCTGCTGAACATTGCAGGTCTGGGCCCCATCTTCGGTGCACTGCAGGGTGCTCTGTGGGGTCCCGTGGTGTTCCTGTGGATCACCTTCGGCACCATCTTTGCCGGCGGCGTACATGACTACTTCTCCGGCATGATGAGCGAGCGCAACGACGGCGCTTCCATCGCTGAGGTCACCGGCCGCTATCTGGGCCCTGTGATGCAGAACATCATGCGTGTGTTCTCTGTGGTGCTGCTGATCATGGTCGGTACCGTGTTCGCAGTGGGTCCCGCAGGCCTGATCGTTACCCTGTGCAAGAACGGCGGTATGTCCGGTGTGGTGACCACCACTCTGTTCTGGCTGATCATCATTCTGGTGTACTACTTCATCGCAACCTTTATCTCCATTGATGCCATCATCGGTAAGATCTACCCCCTGTTCGGCATCTGCCTGATCATCATGGCTGTGGGCGTTATCTTTGGTATCTTCACCAACCCCGCCTACACCATCCCCGAGATCTGGGCAAACTTCAGCAATATGCACCCCTCTAACACCCCCATCTGGAGCTTCATGTTCATCACCGTTGCCTGTGGTGCTATCTCCGGTTTCCACTCCACCCAGTCGCCTCTGATGGCTCGCTGCATGAAGAGTGAGAAGCAGGGTCACTTCGTATTCTACGGTGCAATGGTCAGCGAGGGCATCATCGCTCTGATCTGGGCTGCTGCTGGCTGCGCACTGTACACCATCACCGACGGCAAGATGGTCGGTCTGGCCGAGGCTCTGGCTGCCGGTCAGTCTGCCGCTATCTACGACGTCTGCCTCAAGACCATGGGTAAGGTTGGCGTGGCACTGGCTATGATCGGTGTCGTTATCTGCCCCATCACCTCTGGTGATACCGCCTTCCGTTCCGCTCGTCTGACCCTGTCCGACTGGCTCAAGATCGATCAGGACAGCTACGCAAACCGCCTGAAGCTCTGCATCCCCGTGCTGGGCGTTGGTGCTTTCCTTGGCATCGGCAACGCACTGGGCTTCATCAACTACACCGTCATCTGGCGTTACTTCAGCTGGACCAACCAGACGCTGGCTATGATCGTCCTGTGGGCTGCTTCCATGTACCTGTTCAAGGAGAAGAAGAACTTCTGGATCACCGCCGTGCCTGCAACCTTTATGAGCGCTGTGTCCTGCACCTACTTCGTGCTGGCTCCCGAGTGCCTGGGCAAGATGATCAACACCTATGCGGACGGCAAGCTGGTGGCTTACAACACCGCCGTTGCTTACCCCATCGGCATCGTCTTTGCCATCGCAATGCTGGCTCTGTTCCTCCATGCTACCAAGAAGCACTCTGCTTCCAAGGCATAA
- a CDS encoding LysR family transcriptional regulator, whose amino-acid sequence MTIYQLECFIAVAEELNFSAAAERLFTTQPAITYQINALEKETGLHLFERTTRRTKLTAAGQSFYLDMVQMTSFGRQALKKAQDIQDADRSRLTVGLRQLFDYGTFSSILTEFQHQFPNACVDVVPQDNRRPLEQLRSGQLDIGFFYTTEHSRDRDISFTPLFSLGYHVLMNPNSPLADRRALHLADLKGQSVVSSGAFDSFLSACQGPSLEQLAQVGVDCSKITPSFEGALIMIQMGTAMSIVPCLSTAVIPGIVKVPLLDFPPVTVEIAAMRHAPRLEVQSFIEIAKQKYAHHHDPLLMETLI is encoded by the coding sequence ATGACGATTTACCAGTTGGAGTGCTTTATTGCCGTAGCAGAGGAGCTGAATTTCAGCGCCGCTGCCGAGCGGCTGTTCACCACCCAGCCCGCCATCACCTACCAGATCAACGCATTGGAAAAGGAGACCGGGCTGCACCTGTTCGAGCGCACCACCCGCCGCACCAAGCTGACCGCTGCCGGACAGTCCTTTTATCTGGACATGGTGCAGATGACCAGCTTTGGCAGACAGGCGCTGAAGAAAGCGCAGGATATTCAGGACGCCGACCGCTCCCGCCTGACGGTGGGGCTGCGGCAGCTATTCGACTACGGCACTTTTTCCAGCATTCTGACCGAGTTCCAGCACCAGTTCCCCAACGCCTGCGTGGACGTTGTGCCGCAGGACAACCGCCGCCCGCTGGAGCAGCTGCGCTCCGGGCAGCTGGACATCGGCTTCTTCTACACCACCGAGCACTCCCGCGACCGGGACATCTCCTTTACGCCCCTGTTCTCGCTGGGGTACCATGTGCTGATGAACCCCAACTCTCCCCTTGCCGACCGGCGGGCGCTGCATCTGGCAGACCTGAAAGGGCAGAGCGTGGTGTCCTCCGGCGCGTTCGACAGCTTTCTGTCTGCCTGTCAGGGGCCGTCGCTGGAGCAGCTGGCGCAGGTGGGGGTGGATTGCAGCAAGATCACCCCCAGCTTTGAGGGCGCGCTCATCATGATCCAGATGGGCACTGCCATGTCCATCGTGCCCTGCCTGTCCACGGCGGTGATCCCGGGCATCGTCAAGGTGCCGCTGCTGGATTTTCCCCCGGTGACGGTGGAGATCGCCGCCATGCGCCACGCACCCCGGCTGGAGGTGCAGTCCTTCATCGAGATCGCCAAGCAGAAGTACGCCCATCACCATGACCCACTGTTGATGGAGACGCTGATCTGA
- a CDS encoding histidine phosphatase family protein: MHNIYFTRHGETVWNVENKICGMTDSPLTARGQQQAQQLGKLVRDSGLRIDEILYSPLSRAADTAKAIAAATGLPARCEPRLREQCFGKYEGTPRDGAEFRISKTHFADRYVGGESMMQLAQRIYNLLDELKADTGKTYLLVAHNGIARVVHSYFYDMTNEEYAAAGIKNCQLVEYTFE, translated from the coding sequence ATGCACAATATCTATTTCACCCGTCACGGCGAGACGGTATGGAACGTGGAAAATAAGATCTGCGGCATGACCGACAGCCCGCTGACCGCCCGCGGGCAACAGCAGGCGCAGCAGCTGGGCAAGCTTGTCCGGGACAGCGGCCTGCGTATTGACGAAATTTTGTACTCTCCCCTCTCCCGCGCCGCCGACACCGCAAAAGCCATTGCCGCCGCAACCGGTCTGCCCGCCCGCTGCGAGCCCCGCCTGCGGGAGCAGTGCTTCGGCAAATACGAGGGCACGCCCCGGGACGGTGCGGAGTTCCGCATCTCCAAGACCCACTTTGCCGACCGCTATGTGGGCGGCGAAAGCATGATGCAGCTGGCGCAGCGCATCTACAACCTGCTGGACGAGCTGAAAGCCGACACCGGCAAGACCTATCTGCTGGTAGCGCACAACGGCATCGCCCGGGTGGTGCACTCCTATTTTTACGATATGACCAACGAGGAGTACGCCGCTGCGGGCATCAAAAACTGCCAGCTGGTGGAATACACCTTTGAATAA
- a CDS encoding LysR family transcriptional regulator — protein MNITELRYLVAIMKWGSVSAAAKQLYAAQPNVSKALKNLEEEYGVRIFERSSTGMIPTEQGKRFIAQAQRVLQQVDELEQEAHQQQRSCAELRVVLTHATYASYAAVDFLQQAARSEQLRVHIRESGAIEALDFVLRQGYHIALLRYAAEDEDYYLRYCQRHGLRQEPIMEFSYLLLTSQDSPLARRQVQNLDELNDYIEVLHGDAHLPGEESTVSRWQVNPNRRIHVYERCSQFSILQNLPTAYMWSSPMPQRALEQYHLALHNCPAQKQQMRDVLVYPEREPLQPEEQLFVQLLHKQADATIKDSGWGRLTAQ, from the coding sequence ATGAATATTACGGAACTGCGATATCTGGTAGCCATCATGAAATGGGGGTCGGTGTCGGCGGCGGCAAAGCAGCTGTACGCGGCGCAGCCCAATGTGAGCAAGGCACTGAAGAATCTGGAAGAGGAATACGGGGTGCGCATTTTCGAGCGCTCCTCCACGGGCATGATCCCCACCGAGCAGGGCAAGCGGTTCATCGCGCAGGCGCAGCGGGTGCTGCAGCAGGTGGACGAGCTGGAGCAGGAGGCGCACCAGCAGCAGCGCAGCTGCGCCGAGCTGCGGGTGGTGCTGACCCATGCCACCTACGCCTCCTACGCGGCGGTGGATTTTTTGCAGCAGGCAGCCCGCAGCGAGCAGCTGCGGGTGCATATCCGGGAGAGCGGCGCAATCGAAGCGTTGGACTTTGTGCTGCGGCAGGGCTACCACATAGCGCTGCTGCGCTATGCCGCCGAGGACGAGGACTACTATTTGCGCTACTGCCAGCGCCACGGTTTGCGGCAGGAGCCTATCATGGAGTTTTCCTACCTGCTGCTCACCAGTCAGGACAGCCCGCTGGCACGGCGGCAGGTGCAGAACCTGGACGAGCTGAACGATTACATCGAGGTGCTGCACGGCGACGCCCATCTGCCCGGGGAGGAGAGCACCGTCTCCCGCTGGCAGGTAAACCCCAACCGCCGCATCCATGTGTACGAGCGGTGCAGCCAGTTCTCTATTTTGCAAAACCTGCCCACGGCCTATATGTGGTCGTCCCCCATGCCGCAGCGCGCGCTGGAGCAGTACCATCTGGCACTGCATAACTGCCCGGCGCAGAAGCAGCAGATGCGGGACGTGCTGGTGTACCCGGAACGGGAGCCTTTGCAGCCGGAGGAGCAGCTGTTTGTGCAACTGCTGCACAAGCAGGCGGATGCCACCATCAAGGACAGCGGGTGGGGGCGCCTGACGGCGCAATGA
- a CDS encoding ATPase P, whose translation MIFKPAQLGMAKLDPQELEADKKACRKIGPCGVGKKALYLNSFYIDRRYYLPYSSITRVFKRVAMSSGGFSGKGVFASMAYLVVEYDGGKQKQCNFKDERDVDALLEVLAKEQPQLHLLSAAGEQALEKKAAEKAARKLPELSEDAQHSLTLLRRAKEYLDAKPELSAELSAAERRKRAQLQSKPVYRYVALAIFVLGVAAAVYGLYSVFSHTGSYGVYFALFGFAAIFLFSSYNMLPTAHNNNNAIMKRAEKAEAAMAEYVKHYPHGAFPVASWYAHPIVLKQMMDAVEEGRAVTVPEALDAVKARLKSLNADVQVEQEEYDEVVVIKALFLNHDYQ comes from the coding sequence ATGATTTTCAAACCCGCACAGCTGGGCATGGCAAAGCTTGACCCGCAGGAGTTGGAGGCAGACAAAAAAGCCTGCCGGAAGATCGGCCCCTGCGGCGTAGGCAAAAAGGCGCTGTACCTGAACAGCTTTTACATCGACCGCCGCTATTATCTGCCTTACAGCAGCATCACCCGGGTGTTCAAGCGGGTGGCTATGAGTTCCGGCGGTTTTTCCGGCAAGGGCGTGTTTGCCTCCATGGCCTATCTTGTGGTGGAGTACGACGGCGGCAAGCAGAAGCAGTGCAACTTCAAGGACGAGCGGGACGTGGACGCTTTGCTGGAAGTGCTTGCCAAGGAGCAGCCGCAGCTGCATCTGCTGAGCGCTGCCGGTGAGCAGGCGCTGGAGAAAAAGGCCGCCGAAAAGGCCGCCCGCAAGCTGCCGGAGCTTTCCGAGGACGCGCAGCACAGCCTTACCCTGCTGCGCCGGGCAAAGGAGTATCTGGATGCAAAGCCGGAGCTTTCCGCTGAGCTGAGCGCTGCCGAGCGCCGCAAGCGTGCGCAGCTGCAAAGCAAACCGGTGTACCGCTATGTGGCGCTGGCGATCTTTGTGCTGGGCGTTGCGGCGGCGGTCTACGGCCTGTATTCTGTGTTCAGCCACACCGGCAGCTACGGCGTGTACTTTGCGCTGTTCGGCTTTGCCGCCATCTTCCTGTTTTCCAGCTACAATATGCTGCCCACCGCCCACAATAACAACAACGCCATCATGAAGCGTGCAGAAAAGGCCGAGGCCGCCATGGCAGAGTATGTCAAGCACTACCCCCACGGGGCGTTCCCGGTGGCAAGCTGGTACGCCCACCCCATCGTGCTCAAGCAGATGATGGACGCCGTGGAGGAGGGCCGCGCCGTCACCGTGCCCGAGGCACTGGATGCGGTCAAGGCACGCCTGAAGAGCCTGAACGCGGACGTGCAGGTGGAGCAGGAGGAATACGACGAGGTGGTGGTCATCAAGGCCCTGTTCCTCAACCACGATTATCAGTAA
- a CDS encoding MATE family efflux transporter: MPKKTIQLSDHFTYSRLLRFVLPCIGTMLFTSIYGIVDGLCVSNFVGKTAFAAVNLIMPLPQLLGTVGFMLGTGGSAIVGITLGEGDQKKADRYFTMFLLAALISVSVLAVLGILFLRPVAVLLGAKGELLDYAVRYGRILMLALPPFALQNMFQSFFVTAEKPLLGFWFTVGAGCTNMVLDVVMVGTLHWGVEGAAVATLISQLVGGVLPVFYFIDHHNTSRLHLCRTQFYGRVLWDACINGSSELMTSLSMSLVNILYNFQLLRLAGENGVAAYGVIMYAAFLFVAVFVGYAVGSAPIVSFHYGARNHAEVHNLYQKSLRLIAVVAVTMTAASMVIIPYVARIFVGYDAQLLALTNRAFRLYALSFLIMGFNVYASSFFTALGDGVTSALISFLRTLLFQLAALLLLPALWGIDGVWLAVTAAELAALAVSVYMFVTKDQKFHYRHG; encoded by the coding sequence ATGCCAAAGAAAACCATCCAATTGTCCGACCATTTTACCTATTCCCGCCTGCTGCGGTTCGTGCTGCCCTGCATCGGCACCATGCTGTTCACCTCCATCTACGGCATCGTGGACGGCCTGTGCGTTTCCAACTTTGTGGGCAAAACGGCTTTTGCGGCGGTCAACCTCATCATGCCGCTGCCGCAGCTGCTGGGCACTGTCGGCTTTATGCTGGGCACCGGCGGCAGCGCCATCGTTGGCATCACGCTGGGCGAGGGCGACCAGAAAAAAGCCGACCGCTATTTTACCATGTTTCTGCTGGCAGCGCTCATCTCGGTCAGTGTGCTGGCCGTGCTGGGCATCCTGTTCCTGCGGCCGGTCGCCGTGCTGCTGGGCGCAAAGGGCGAGCTGCTGGATTACGCCGTGCGCTACGGGCGCATCCTGATGCTGGCGCTGCCGCCCTTTGCGCTGCAAAATATGTTCCAAAGCTTTTTCGTCACCGCCGAAAAGCCGCTTCTGGGCTTCTGGTTCACCGTTGGTGCAGGCTGCACCAATATGGTGCTGGACGTGGTGATGGTGGGCACGCTGCACTGGGGCGTGGAGGGCGCTGCCGTTGCCACCCTCATCAGCCAATTGGTGGGCGGCGTGCTGCCGGTGTTCTACTTTATCGACCACCACAATACCAGCCGCCTGCACCTGTGCAGAACACAGTTTTACGGCCGCGTGCTGTGGGATGCCTGCATCAACGGCTCTTCTGAGTTGATGACAAGCCTTTCCATGTCGCTGGTCAATATCTTGTATAATTTCCAGCTGCTGCGGCTTGCCGGCGAAAACGGCGTGGCGGCTTACGGCGTTATCATGTACGCGGCCTTCCTGTTTGTGGCGGTGTTCGTGGGCTATGCGGTGGGCAGCGCACCCATCGTCAGCTTCCATTACGGCGCGCGCAACCACGCCGAGGTGCATAACCTCTATCAGAAGAGCCTGCGCCTCATCGCCGTGGTAGCTGTGACCATGACGGCGGCATCTATGGTCATCATCCCCTATGTGGCGCGCATCTTTGTGGGCTACGATGCCCAGCTGCTGGCGCTGACAAACCGCGCCTTCCGGCTGTATGCGCTGAGCTTCCTCATCATGGGCTTCAACGTGTATGCGTCCTCCTTCTTCACCGCGCTGGGGGACGGCGTGACGAGCGCTCTCATCTCTTTTCTGCGCACCCTGCTGTTCCAGCTTGCCGCGCTGCTCCTGCTGCCCGCCCTGTGGGGCATTGATGGCGTGTGGCTGGCTGTCACCGCCGCCGAATTGGCCGCGCTGGCGGTGAGCGTGTATATGTTCGTGACAAAAGACCAGAAATTCCATTACCGTCATGGTTGA